A window of Saimiri boliviensis isolate mSaiBol1 chromosome 1, mSaiBol1.pri, whole genome shotgun sequence genomic DNA:
GGAAGTCACAGTCCGAGAAAAATGCCTGTGGCATGACAAGTACAGATAAAAGTTTCCGGTGGAAGCCTCTGAAGACCTATGAGTGTGCTCACAGAGATCTTCCAGGCGCAGAGGATGCTGGCTTCCTATCAGGGTGTCTGGCAAGCAGCAACAGCCTCACTCCTTCCTCCATCCTCTCTCCTCTTACTTTGAATCTGAGGAGGCCAGAAGCCAAGATGGGAAGGGAGGGTTGGGAACATaagactgagaaagaaagaagcaacacTCTGGCCTCTCCTGGTTTCCTGCCTGTGGAAGGCTGTTGCTGGACAAAGGGAGAAGCTTCATGTTTAAAACATGCTCTGAGTTTTGGTGTGACATGAACCTgaacacttttatattttttgtttttatggttttttatttgtttgtttgttttgttttgaggagttttgctctatttcccaggctggagtgaagtggcgcaatcttggctcactgcaacctctgccctctggattcaagcaattctcctgccttagcctcccgagtagctgggattataggctcctgccaccatgccaggctaatctttgtatttttaagagagacgaagttttgccatattggctaggctgatctcgaactcctgatcttaggtcatccacccacctcggcctcccaaagtgctgggattacagatgtgagccactgtgcctggtcttaaACACTTTTGATTACTGAACTGAGACTATCTCTGAAGAAGAGTAATCATGGAACTTTCCATTGCCTAAGAGCACCCAGAGAAGTTCTAGATTGTGTCAGTATTTTCAAATAGGAACAAAGGAAAGAATTCACCCATTGAGTAGGTTTAAAGGGATAGagggagacaaaaataaaagtgagttcTAACTATGTTTCATGAGTCCTGCTTGtttaatataacaattataaaaatattgtaaatgtTATCCACtgactttatatttttaggaTCAACCTGCAGAGAAAGCTTGAAAGACAATTATAActatagaatataataaaatagttataaaCGTTGATGATAGTATAGTCAAACTTAAAGAAGCCAAGGGGTGGATGAGAGAGGATAGGTGGAAAGAAGCGGAAGGGAATCCATTCGTATTTTATAGAGAGTGGAGTCAAGAGATTCCTGTTGTATATTGATAAACTAAGAAACAGGTGgttgaatatataattttaaccTAAAAAGATAaccaagagaagaaataaaagtgtaaCAAATCAAAATTGGAAAAAGGAGAATGGGGGAAAGGGGAAGACTATGTGATTTCAATCCCTCAGCGTTCATAAAGGGTTAAAATAATTACCACTTCAAACTGATGACAAAAGAAATACAGGTACAAGATCTTAAAGCACAAATGACAAACAGGTTTCCTCTGTACCATGGTCTGATCCTCTTTGTCCCCCACAAGGCCTAAGTTGAAACCTAGTCATCAATGTGGTGATTAGGAGGTGGAGCCATTTTCTAACGGACATGTGCCCTTAGAAAACAGGCCCCAGGGAGCTGCCGTGTCCCATCTAccaagtgaggacacagcaagaaggcattGTCCATAAGGAATACCTGCTTCCTTATTGATGGCCTTCACCATCTATaaggccttcaccagacactgaatctgctggcaccttgatcttggactttgcagcctccagaactgagacaGAAATTTCCGTTGTGTATAAGCCACCAAGTTTATGGTATTATTCTAACAGCCCGAGTGGACTAAAGCCGGTTTTGGGTATGGGACTGGTGTCAGGAGAGGgatcatttttactttatatgttCCTATACATTTTGCCATGTGCATGCATAACAtttacaacaataaataaaacgagattaaaggaaaataataagaatgttAATTTAAACACTCTTACCTTGCTCTAACCCAGGGTTTGGTATGCATGTCCAAACCACTTCCCCAGCTGCCATGTTTTTCTGAAGCCAGTGGCAAAAAGCCCCTCTCTGGGGCCAGCTCCTCTGCAATTGCCCTGATGTGGTAGGGCTCAAATCCGCAGCAGCCGCCGATGTACCTGACCCCCAGGTTGTAGGCCTCTCTGGCGTATTTTTGAATATCCCATCTGGTGGCAACTCTGGGTTCCAGTCCTGTATCACAATAGTTACAGCATTTCTGTTACTGTTCTCATTTTCAAATAACAGATGCTCTAATGAATGAGCAGTTTTTccaattaataaaatgtaaatgttagaTGATGCATTCTTCCAACAGCTCATTTTCAGTTATGCAGTCTTATTGTAGAACTGGGTTGCAGTTTATTATAGCCATTTGGATTTTGTCGCAAAGAAATACCTCCACTATGAGAGGACCTCCACTGAGCTTACCAAAGGGATATTCTGGGAGATCCACAAATCCCTCTTTGCCGCAGTCGGGTGTGTGGAACCCCAGGGGTTGCACCATGAGGTTTGCTTTGAGCCCTGCCCGTTCAAGACCCTCCTTCATGAGCTTCATCGTCTTCAAGCTGGTCTCGGGCCCAAAGCGGCAGTTCACACCAACGATGGAAGCCCCTATGCAAAGAAATAAGACTtacattttattacttatttatttttcttcttcttcttctttttttttttttaacagttggAAGGTACCTTAGAGATTAGCTATCCCCCTCCCTTTCCCacaatttacagataaggaaactgattgctgttaattcttttatttccaaaCTCTCACAATATCAGACTTTGTTAAATTTCATAAACAGCAACTGAGCTGTGTATCACTGCATGGGTCCAAATTACCTGCCTTCACCAGCCTCGCGGCACATTCTCCAGGGGTTACGTCATGCATGTCTCCCTCTGGGCCTATGCACATGGTAACTGCCACGGGTCTATCCGATTCTTTTAAGACTTCCACAGCCCACACAGCTTCTTCAACATGCTCAAAATACTAagataaatgtcatttttttttctattggtcCAGACATAAAGCAGATTTTGAATAGTAAAGGTAAATACAGCAAAACAGTTATACAAATTACCAAATAGAATATAAACTTACATATGATAAAACTTGTTAAGGAATGTGGGTCTAtcagactgaataaagaatatttttctgagtaaatattttcattcctATGACAATAAGATATAG
This region includes:
- the BHMT2 gene encoding S-methylmethionine--homocysteine S-methyltransferase BHMT2; amino-acid sequence: MAPAGRPGAKKGILERLQSGEVVIGDGSFLITLEKRGYVKAGLWTPEAVIEHPDAVRQLHMEFLRAGSNVMQTFTFSASEDNMESKWEDVNAAACDLAREVAGKGDALVAGGICQTSIYKYHKDEARIKKLFRLQLEVFAQKNVDFLIAEYFEHVEEAVWAVEVLKESDRPVAVTMCIGPEGDMHDVTPGECAARLVKAGASIVGVNCRFGPETSLKTMKLMKEGLERAGLKANLMVQPLGFHTPDCGKEGFVDLPEYPFGLEPRVATRWDIQKYAREAYNLGVRYIGGCCGFEPYHIRAIAEELAPERGFLPLASEKHGSWGSGLDMHTKPWVRARTRREYWENLLPASGRPFCPSLSKPDD